In Bacteroides cellulosilyticus, the genomic stretch TAAATCGCCCCCTTTCAGCGGATAGAACTCCGGGTAAGTGACATTTCCTTCATCTACACCCGTCATAGGTTCCTTATCTCCGAGTTCCAGTGTATACGGAGCCGTGCTGCGGCAATAGTTCAACTTATGTCCGTGATGATCGAACGAGAGATGCAGATAACCATCCCCGTCCAGCATCATACTTATAATATTATGGGCGTCTTTTACGTTTCCTTTGTATTGTGTCCGGTTCAGCGTCCACCGGTCGGAATTCAGTTTCCGCTTACCCAGCACCAGATAACCATCCGCATCATAATAACAGATATATTGCTCATCCCCTTGTGTTACAAGGGAGTTGTTGCGGAATACAGTTGTGTTGACTGACGTTTGGCTATATCCCTGTCCCACTTCCACAAGCCGGGCCTGCTGTGCCCGGAGTGTGAAAGTCGTTGAGAGAATTAGAAAGAAAAGGAGAATGTATCTGTTCATGATATCCTTATTTAAGAGGAAAAATAGGCAGCTTACCGTTTTAGTCATGATAAGCGTGATCTTTCGGAAAATCTTCTCCGCCCCATGCTTTCTTTGATGTCCACGGTTGCGGTGCATCCGTCCAGAAAGGAGCGTCAGCGGGCAATCCTAACGGCAGGAAGGCAAGTGAGGCCAAATATAGGCTGCCATTATTGGTATACCAATCCGATATATTAGGTTGAGAACCGTTGAACCCCAATGTCAGATAGCCTTCCGCATTGAAGTTGTGATTATCACCGAACATACGCTGAATAACGGCGGTCATCGCCGCACGCACCTGTCCGGCAGGCAATTCCTTTGGCAACCAGCCACGCAATGACAGCAAGGCAAGCGGTTGCAGTACACCGGTACGGTAAGTAATCGAACGGCCAAAGACCGGGAAAGTACCTTCGGGAGAAACAAAACGTTCCAATATCATGCCGAAACGCTGCATACGCTTCAAGGCTTTCGGGAAGTTTCCACCTTTTACATTCCAGATATTCTGCTTTCCGCCATTTGTCATCACTTCAAGGCATTCCACATACATGGGATGAATCACAAAACTATTGTAATAATCGAAGGCGAAATCCTCTCCGTCACTGTACCAGCCATCTCCCACATACCATTCATCGACTTTACGCAAAGCTGAAGTGATACGGTAATAATCCGTCTGGGCACCCGCCTTTTTCAGGAAGCACTCAACAGTTGAAGAGAATAATAACCAATTCGTATAGGGGGGATCTACCCGACGCAGTTGCTGGAATTCAGCTATATAACGTTGTTTTGTCAAATCATCCAATGGAACCCACAAAGCGTCATATCCACGCAAAAAGCTTTCAGCTATATAAGCGGCATCCACCAGGGGTTGTCCCTCTTTCCGCCACAACAGATAATCTTTACTTTCCGGATCTACGGATTGAGCATAGCTCTTTAATGCCCATTCACGCAATTGTTTGCGTTGTTTTCCTTCCGCCGTATCATCATCGGGCAGTGACAGCCACGGAGCCAGTCCGGCCATCAACCGTCCGAAGCATTCCATATAAGTCACCCGTTTATCACGACCGTCCCATGTAGGGCTCAACTCTACCAGCATATTTTCCTGCAACTTGCCTTCGCTCATATTGCTGAGTACAGGCGCTGCCATCTGGTACAGAATTCCTGTCCAAAGTTCACGATCAGACTTTACTTTTTCCGTTTTCTTTTTTGCCGAAACATTGATGGGAACCAGCAAGGCTACAATCAATAGTAGCCACAAATATTTCCACGTTTTCATGATATTCAATTATAAGTTGTTTTTCATCGCTGCAAATATATCTGTTTTCAGACAAACCGAACTACTAAAATTATTTCAAAAAGGGTGCATAATCGACCATTCTATAGATAAATGGCAGATTTTCACTCCACACTCACCACTTATCAACCCACTCTATAAATGGAATTCCTTTTTCATTAAAACGAACAGGCAACCAAATATACCTCGAATCCGACAGGCTTTTCGGACGCCACGCATCTGCCATAAACATGTATCCACCATCCTTTAGTGGCAGTATGTAGGTACTTTGTCCTCCAAAAGTAATTTTCGCATCTTTACCTACACAAGGATTGGGTAATTGCGACCATTCCCCCAGAATTGAAGAAGCAGTCATCAGGCGGGCTTCGTTCGGTTCCCATCCTGTGCATCCGGAAGCTATCATCCAATAAGTTCCATCCTTCTTAAATATAGCCGGCGCTTCATTATGTCCGCCGGGAAATATACGAATGTACTTTCCGGTATGGCTCAGATAATCATCAGACAATTCTGCTATGTGGAGCGTCAGGTTCTCTTCTGAGGAATAAATATGGTAGGCTGTGCCGTCATCGTCCACAAACAAGGTCATATCGCGGGACATCTGCCCGTCACCTTCCAGGTCACGTTTCACAAACATTCCCTTATTGACAGCCTCACGCCACTCCGGAGTCCACCATTCATAATCTTTCGGATTCCAGGTAAGCTTCTGCTCCTCCCGTGTCATATTCAGCGGATAGACGCCTGGATTCACACGCCCCGAGCGAATAAACCGATAAGGTCCCGCCGGGGTATCGCTTACCGCAACTCCGGCACGGGAAGGGCCATATCCTCTTCCTTTAAGTTCCAAATGGAACCACATTACGTATTTTCCTGTTTTCTGATTATAAATAACTTTAGGACGTTCTATGATACATCCTTTCTCTATATCACTTCCTGTTTCGTCAGATACAGCCAAAGCTACACCTTCGTACTTCCAGTTACGCAAATCGGCTGACGAATAACATGTCACTCCCACCTGCGTCGTAAAACCGGAAGAAGGCCGGTGCTCTCCAAACCAGTAGTATTTTCCATTGTTGAAGAGGATACCGCCGCCATGGGCGTTAATAACATTACCGTCTGTATCTTTCCAGACTTCACCGGAAACTATATCTTTCGTACCAATCGAAGTGTTTTGCGCGAAAAGAATGGTTTGAAAGAAAAAAGAAAGGAATAAGAAACATCCTGTTATATTCAAATATTTACTCATATCTTCATATCTTTAAAAAGAAAAGAGGTTGTGTCAAAATCACTTTGTGTATTCCGAACGAATGACGATTCGCCTCTACAAGCACAGTACTTTTGACCCAACCTCTTTATTTAAGAACTAAACCTATAGAAATCCTCCAACCTGATTATTCACTCTTATCCTCATCAGCAACAGCTTCTTCCCAAGTTTCCCACATCGGTACACTAGCATCATATCCATCGTAACCGTAATTTTGAGCAAGCTGCCCTTTATTATTCGCAGTAATAGCACTATTCGGAACCGGCCAGAAAAGGTTACGCTTATCCATATAATAATTCAGAGTCTTGCCATTGGAAACGATGTCACCCTTATTATACAAAGAATAATGAATGATACGTTGATACCAGTAGCTTCCGCCAACATTATCCGTACCTTGCTGTTTATCCCAATTGTCTTTACTATAAATATTTCCCCATTCATCAGGTTTGCCGCTCAATGCCAGACAAAGAGATACGCGGGTCAACTCTACATTGCGCCATTCTTCCAGATAAAGTTCACGAGCGCGTTCGTTCATGATATCACCAATAGTCACGGTTCCAGCTGCATAAAGTTGTGAACATTTAGCACGTTTACGTACTTCATTTACATCTGATGTGGCATCCTTACCCTGATAATATTTAGCTTCAGCACGCAGCAGATAAGTTTCTGCCAAACGATACAGATACCAGTTTGCATTAGCACCGGAACCAGCTGCACCTTGAAAGTCATTGGCTCCCATATTAGCCTCATTGCGCACATCTTCCAAATAGATCTTATAGTGAGGGAAATCAAACCAATCACGAATTGTATCATTACAGAGTAAAGCTCCCTTAGGAGTTGTGATAACAGGTTTACCATCTTTATCTACCCCCCAAACATCTTCAGGTGAATAGAGCATAAAGTTCTGACCATAATATTTAGAATCCTTATTATTGTAAGTCAAGTCCTCCATATTTACCCAGTTTCCTACTTTTGAGTTATGGCGAAGGTCTTCCTTATCTTCCACACCATTCACTACCCAAAGTCCATGTTGAGCAAAATGAGTAGCACGAACAGTAGCAATACCACGGCCAAAAGCACGTGTAAAGTCAGTAGTAGCTTCATACTTGCCATTATTACGTGCATAACGTTCACCGGCTGTTTTACTATCAGGTGTCTTCAGGTTACCGTCACTCCAGAAAGGACCAAAAATACGCATAGATAAGAAGTTCACAAATGACTCATCCGTACAGTTAGGCATTCCCATAATAACTTCTTTATTCGCAGCGATCATCTTGTTTTCAGGACGATGCAAGTCCCAGATCACGTTACGGGTAATCTTCCATGTCTGCGTTTCACCGCCATCATTCGCATTACCAAAACTTTCCGTCATCAGTGATAATCCCGACTGATCAATCAAAATATCCGCTTGCTTCTCAGCCTTTTCAAACTGGCCCGTTGCCAAATAACATTTGATAAGCAATTGACGACATGCTTCTTTATTCACCATACCAATGTAACGGGTATCATTCTGCACAGGCACCCATTCCACAGCTTTCTCCATATCCTGAGTAATCATATCCAGGATTTCTTCTTTCTTGGTAGACCGATAGTTTCGTTTGGGCACTTCCAGCGTCTTTGTTACCAAAGGAATATCACCAAACTGCATCACCAGGTTCAAATAACGGTAAGCACGATGGAAATAAGCACGCCCTTTATAGGCATTTTTTGTTTCCTCACTCAATGCAGTCACTTTGTCTATAAAGGACAATATAGTGTTGGCATGCTTGATACCTGTGAAACCTTCGTTCCAGAAGTACATGATTCGGTTGTCATCACCGTTGTTCAAACCACTGGTAGGTTGCAACTGATTGGCAAAATTACCATACACACCACCTGTACCATCAGTTTTACCATACAGAGAAAGTTCTGAAAATAGATATTCCGTACCAAGAGGTATGCTGATATTACAATCACCACTGCTATAGTGGAATGCCCAAGTGCGGAGATGACGGTCAGCCATAGCCAATACAGCTTCCAGACCAGATTCAGTGGCAAAAGTAGTCTCAGGTTCATAGAACGACAGAGGATCCGGTTTCAAAAAGTTGTCAGTGCATGCACTGAATACTGCTATTCCTGTAAGGAGCAATACACCCTTAGAGAGCTTATTCTTAATATAATTATTCATTGTTTCAACAGTTTAAAGAGTTAAGTTTAATCCGAATGTAAAAGTACGGGTAGCCAAGCCACCGGTTTCCGGGTCTGCATATTCCCAGTCTGCCGCCCAGGTCGCTACGTTACGAACAGTACCAAAGAGTTTTACACGTTCCAGCTGTATCTTCTTCGTCCACGCTTGCGGCAAGGTGTAAGCCACAGAAATATTGTCCAGACGAATGAAGGAACGATTGTGCAACTTCTGTACACCCTTAGCGCCATTCGGACCATAGGCATCGAGACGCGCATACTCATTAGTCGGACTTTCAGGTGTCCAGTATCTCTTCTTGAAAGTATTGCTGTTATAAGTAATCAATGAACCGCCATTATCCTGATTCAGATAATAACCTTCCAGACTCTTATGTCCCATATAGGAATACATGCTGAAAGAAATATTGAGATCCTTCCAGAGAGTGAACTCATTACGGAACGACCAATGGATAGGCGGATTTTTCTTACCCAGGAACACTTTGTCCTTCTCATTGTAAACCGG encodes the following:
- a CDS encoding RagB/SusD family nutrient uptake outer membrane protein, with protein sequence MNNYIKNKLSKGVLLLTGIAVFSACTDNFLKPDPLSFYEPETTFATESGLEAVLAMADRHLRTWAFHYSSGDCNISIPLGTEYLFSELSLYGKTDGTGGVYGNFANQLQPTSGLNNGDDNRIMYFWNEGFTGIKHANTILSFIDKVTALSEETKNAYKGRAYFHRAYRYLNLVMQFGDIPLVTKTLEVPKRNYRSTKKEEILDMITQDMEKAVEWVPVQNDTRYIGMVNKEACRQLLIKCYLATGQFEKAEKQADILIDQSGLSLMTESFGNANDGGETQTWKITRNVIWDLHRPENKMIAANKEVIMGMPNCTDESFVNFLSMRIFGPFWSDGNLKTPDSKTAGERYARNNGKYEATTDFTRAFGRGIATVRATHFAQHGLWVVNGVEDKEDLRHNSKVGNWVNMEDLTYNNKDSKYYGQNFMLYSPEDVWGVDKDGKPVITTPKGALLCNDTIRDWFDFPHYKIYLEDVRNEANMGANDFQGAAGSGANANWYLYRLAETYLLRAEAKYYQGKDATSDVNEVRKRAKCSQLYAAGTVTIGDIMNERARELYLEEWRNVELTRVSLCLALSGKPDEWGNIYSKDNWDKQQGTDNVGGSYWYQRIIHYSLYNKGDIVSNGKTLNYYMDKRNLFWPVPNSAITANNKGQLAQNYGYDGYDASVPMWETWEEAVADEDKSE
- a CDS encoding glycoside hydrolase family 43 protein is translated as MSKYLNITGCFLFLSFFFQTILFAQNTSIGTKDIVSGEVWKDTDGNVINAHGGGILFNNGKYYWFGEHRPSSGFTTQVGVTCYSSADLRNWKYEGVALAVSDETGSDIEKGCIIERPKVIYNQKTGKYVMWFHLELKGRGYGPSRAGVAVSDTPAGPYRFIRSGRVNPGVYPLNMTREEQKLTWNPKDYEWWTPEWREAVNKGMFVKRDLEGDGQMSRDMTLFVDDDGTAYHIYSSEENLTLHIAELSDDYLSHTGKYIRIFPGGHNEAPAIFKKDGTYWMIASGCTGWEPNEARLMTASSILGEWSQLPNPCVGKDAKITFGGQSTYILPLKDGGYMFMADAWRPKSLSDSRYIWLPVRFNEKGIPFIEWVDKW
- a CDS encoding DUF2264 domain-containing protein, which codes for MKTWKYLWLLLIVALLVPINVSAKKKTEKVKSDRELWTGILYQMAAPVLSNMSEGKLQENMLVELSPTWDGRDKRVTYMECFGRLMAGLAPWLSLPDDDTAEGKQRKQLREWALKSYAQSVDPESKDYLLWRKEGQPLVDAAYIAESFLRGYDALWVPLDDLTKQRYIAEFQQLRRVDPPYTNWLLFSSTVECFLKKAGAQTDYYRITSALRKVDEWYVGDGWYSDGEDFAFDYYNSFVIHPMYVECLEVMTNGGKQNIWNVKGGNFPKALKRMQRFGMILERFVSPEGTFPVFGRSITYRTGVLQPLALLSLRGWLPKELPAGQVRAAMTAVIQRMFGDNHNFNAEGYLTLGFNGSQPNISDWYTNNGSLYLASLAFLPLGLPADAPFWTDAPQPWTSKKAWGGEDFPKDHAYHD